The genome window aaaagtaaaaatctataaaaaaaaaaaagtaatacaaaataaaaagataatatacattcttttgaaatattataaccaaaaaaaaacgtgAAACTTTTGAATTCATCATCCAAATAAACATCCTGTTTTTTAGTCACACAATCAACaaaagttttatttttatatatgacaaaaaataaaaatgttactaaatataatttcatgttttatattaaagatTTTTACAAATTGATAAGATTAAAATGGcttgaatatatatacatatataaacaacTTTTATACAACATGGGTGTGGTATGTTCATAAAGACCTTTGGATGATTTGTATAATTTGTGTGTgctttttataaaaatgtagtACAAggtttaaatattttatatattcaataaTGCacatatgttttttttttaaaaaaacatcaTTTGAATAAgcatacatattttatgaaactaatatctttattataacaaaattCAAATTGTCAATATTAgttctatatataaatatgttcaAATGTACGCACTAAAGtcaaaaattatgaaaaaattatcctATATAGGTTCTtatattcttatttttataaagaaaaCGGAAATCATAATGTATGTAcatccattttttatttagtatacaaaaattttatatttttaaaaatatataaaaggaAACAGATAGTAAGAAAAAAgtagaaaaataaaacggAATTTCCTGtttaaatacaaaaaacaatattttatcattaataGCAAACAAAGagatataatatatctaCATATGATTTTCATTTGCTGtgccttttttttttatagtcACAAACAATCTTCATTCAATTCCTTTTCTATGAGTTTCATTTTTGCAAGTAAATTATAAGTTGAGGTGTTActaaatgtattttttttttttttttcttcacaaaatttacatatatcttttatatcattatgAACATGGtcataaaattttgataaatctACATCATTAATTTCGATAGCATTTTCAACACCTAATTTGGTCTTTTCAATATGTAATGGACCACCATATCTATCttgatatatttcatttaaattatcattaCAACTTAAAATTATAGAATTAGTATcaatcataaaatttaaaatatatcttaattctgtatatatatttaatttttcacaTTCTTCGGATATATCAAGACACatgttaaatatttttgttgataaatatattggaTATGGATACTGATTTTCTTCTACATGttgacaaaaatataataaaaataaaagataaatgCAACCAGCTTGGAAatcaataatatttgttttaaatttttcataatatttgttttcattattactagtattattattgttgtTAATATTGTCTTTATAGTTATCTTTTTTTGGAAAACTTTTTtcgaatatatttttccatgCACACCATAATATTCCCCACacacaaaaattattttcatatctAGATTTTgacaaaattaaagaaaacTTTGTTTCTCTAAATATTGAACTAAATAAGCAtaaatacttttttttttttttttcttttttttttatttcactaATTTTATCCAtccataaatataatatatattctatatcttcaatattatatttgtatctCCCCGGTAATGCAACAGGAACATAATATTCCCCACATATGTCACCAATTCTTTGAACATATTTTTCGTCATTCACAAAGTTTACTGTATacattgtttttttattcctttATTACGACTTATAAAATAGTAACATAGTATATAGTTGGctagctattttttttcttcttattttctataaaaatgttcttaatattttgaaactaaaaaataattttaacatattttaccGTCGAATTTGTGAAATTCTCAAACTTTATAACctctatattatttttttaaaattcaaacttatataacttttcataaaattttcatagTGTTTCAAtagaatatatttgtaatcCTTTCAATGAAAAATTACCCCATTTGCTCCCCTTGCTTAATACCTTCCCTTTTATATAACtacatatttgtattaaaatttgtttttccttcactttttttttcttttaaatttaattcatctccgaatatacaatttttccttattttttagtacaataaaaatttcaTACAACTAATTAGCGAAATTTCGTAGTATTCTtcaatttataataaaaaaaaaatagctagTTGTTAAAAAagtgttaataaaaattcaattttttattaatatttttctgaatagttcatatttttatgttatattttttttttatgattttttaatctgtatttattaattttatggTTCATCGTTAGTCTATTACCtcttaaatttatatgttaCGCTtcggaaaaaaaaaatatatcacaCTATAATAATTCGATCCTTATTTGGGCATTGTATATgtaatgaatttttttggtgaaattaaaaaaactttATGAAGGAATAATGGGGTTACAAGAAATAACAATTcaacatataaataaaataaataaaaaatagagaATCCCGAGAAATCAAAGGAACAAAAGAAAGagaaaaacatattaaatGGTAGTATGATAGAAAAttagtattatatattacatatgtagataaaataataagacTTATCAtgaatatgcatatatatacataatatttgATGTTAAATGGAATATTAATTAGCCATCTTATGGTTAATAACAAAACCATAAGTATCCTAGCAGCCCcttattgtttttaataatataattttggtcttttaatttttaaaactttatattgttttatatttgctaaataataaatattgatCATTCATGCCGATAATgcttaattatttttcgttaataaatataatatatttcatttgtGGATATAGCTATAACAACGAGCTAGATATAATTCGCTGgtaatttgataaaatttatattttctgtataaattttgcaaaatatttgatttttttttgaaaagaataaatatatatttataattaaatgcATTCATAATTTACCTCATGATTGCATCAAATTTTTCTGAACAATGGACACAAAAATAATCGGTTTGGAACAAGTGTATCCTGATGAATACACGCGAGAAGTCGTTTTAATATCTATGTATTgttttgaaataaaaaaagatatagCAAAAGATTGCTTAAATATTGTGAAGAATTACATCAATAGTCAactttataataattataaccATTTAAAACGatgtaaaaaaacaaaagatCATGTAGAAATACTTCTTGGTCTTTCTAAAGACCTTcctgaaaatatattaaaggaattaaaaaaagtaaataacGGAGaagatattaaaataaaaaaaataaatgtatcaaaatatgaaccattaaataaaaaacaatattcaGAATGGTCATCATATTGGCCCACCTATTATAGACGACCTACAGATGAAtcatcaaataatttaactAAACAACAAATAGaaaatcatataaaatttttaaatatttcaataaatatagGTAATAAATTTGGAACATGCCAAAGTGGTTGTGTGCTAACatttaatgataaaattattgCATGTTCAGGTgataacataaaaaatcatCCATTGCACCATTCGGTTATGCTAGCTATAGAAGATGTAGCATTTAAGTTACGGAATATATGgagatttaaaaaaaataaaaaaatgaaaaattgtgaaaataatgatgatgaGAATAATATTGTATCCAATTTAAATTTCAATCAAGTGCCTtcacataaaaattataactaTCCCGacaatttatttgataaaaaaaaaaaaaaaaatactcaCCAAAATTctgataataatgaaatttcttcattaaatatagatagaacaaaaacaaaagaggaaaataatagtacagatgataaaaaaatggatgAAAATGTGTTGgaaaattgtataaatagtaatattGTAATAAGTTCAGATCAATATCTTTgtacaaattattatgcatatttaaCCCATGAGCCTTGTTTTATGTGTGCAATGGCTATGGTACATTCACGAGTTAAATGTGTTATATTTGACAAAgttaataaacaaaatggaGCTTTATTTAGTAGGGAAAAATTACATTGTTTAAAGAATCTTAATCACCATTTTAAAGTATATAAAACGGTTAGGgaaaaatgttaatatatttctttaaaaattatttcaaaaaaaattaacaatttAAAGTAATCATACATACccattcattatatatatgtatatagaACTTAGTCTACACCTACGGTTTAaacacttttttttttttacttgcctcaataattatattcacattttattacaaattttattttaataaaattgtaatcataattattaatatctcttttttttcctttcaTGAgtatacacattttttttttaatttatctttttaatatatatgaatattgaATGTACAATATTTGTTTCGATgattcttttttataacacCATAGttgatttattaaatatatatttttttaaatagtataataacagaaataataatatttactaaaaattatttaaaaaattatttattcattttatatttttatccatttttttttactattatcACTATATGTATTTTCTTTCCAACTGAGCAATATCTAGTTTCtccaaaataatttgattaacattcaaattttaatgaaaaaaatagtcACACCATAAAATTGTGAAAAAGTTTGAACTTATGagaatgcatatatttataatacatttagcaattttgtaaaatctccatttttataactttACACAAATACAATATATCTAATATGAATTCAAGaaacataatattttactatCCTACATAATATTCATGATTTAAACCCAAAATGAGGTATAGGCTTTTTCCCcctttaacatttttaagttatttgaaaaaaatgcatgTGTACTATTCCCCAGCACGAATTGAGAAAGCGGATGTTGCCAggtaatttatatatttctttaaaattataaaaaaaataaaaatataataaataatccTAATAAATAGGAAAGAAAATACAATGATTCATAATATTCCCTTCCTTATAGTtctatatctatatatattgtttgtgcataaaatataataaatttcatTTTAGTAATACccatacatattttatcataaaaaatttatatataaatttaataatttttagaaggttaattatatttgcTTCAtctcaaaaaattaagCAGAAATATCCTTTGTTAACTGTTACATGGGAGTTACTAGCgtatgtattatatttgcacatatttattttcgaTTTACACacacatgtatatatatttaaccttcaaatatttaaattaacttaagatatttttttttacaccTTTTTCattacaatatataataaagttATGATAATCCGCCTATGATTGAAGTAGAATATTTGAATGGGGAGAAAGAAAAGTTtgttcaaaaaaaaaaaaaattattttaccaacataaataaatttacattatttatatttaatattattttgtcttttaatttttttcatataatatatttgttccTATTTCTCTTAACCCCaaagaataaatatagaatattTCAGTGATCGccaaaaaaaggaaataattgacaaatggaaatatacaggtaaaaaaaaatatttttttactcaTTTTTTACCCACTGTTTACCCATTTTTAttgcttttattttatttgttcatttttttgtttcccTAAAGCATCACTGGAAGCCTTCCCTGAAGTTCTAGCACCTACCATTGAAAAACCTCAAAATTctttttagtttttttttaatttattttaacttTTTACAACCTTATATGAATACTCATCATTCCATAACTCACATAttagtaaatattttttttttttaatgtttaccctaattttaaaataatcagtatattttttatgtaaactatttaaaattataaaatagaaagttaaaacattttttatagcgtcatttataattgttatttattatcgttgcacatatatagcaatatttaaatttcttggaacataaaaaaaatagaaattatacacatttgcacttttctcttttttattatttaaaaaaaattattttaacgATGTTATAAATCAAAACaactaattttttttattacacttattataaatttttttttttttggaaaattAAGACGTAACAATTATttgtgtaaaaaaaaattatccgAAAACTCTTATTTTTCTCTATATagatcaaaaaaaaaaaaaaaaggataaaaagaaaaaatgaatatagtTGTTCttacatttataatatttacaaaataaattatgcttgtaaaaataaaatgtacAACGGATAATTTTATTGTCTATGAGGAActaacaaataataaattataaagtATTGTAACATAAGTGATGGGGAAATGTGTATAAGTTGccaaaaatttattttattttaatttttttgagtaTAAAATGGATGTAAAACACTACTTGTTCGTAATAATCGGTAATTGGATAattctataaaaataaaaataaaagcaaaaacaataatatacagaatagctatatatatatatatatgattccTTTTTTATGCAGTTTATTTTGCATTATTATTCAGTGGCTGCAATGGTGTAAATATTAACCGAGGAAATTATGTTTATAGTAAcacaaaatttaatttaacaGAAATATGCACacttatgtatatatatatatatatatttttttttttttttttcttttttaaacatACATACATGAGAGGAGCTAACACGCCGAAAGGGATGCTATCTATGGTAAGAGCATTCATAAATTAAGTTTTTTATCTGTCTGgcttattaaaataaatgattgaattttttttcataacaTGCTCATtgaatatacatatatctataatcggaaaacaaatatattagttttctattttatttttactatttttatttttttttttacaccAGATTTCGATTAACTTGGATACAGGAATTCAATCATGCCCTTGTCGTATATATGTaagtatttaaaaaaaaatatatatatttaagtaATGGACATatgctatattttttattctttttcttttaaatattttttttttagaattaTTGTTTTAGTATGTTTGCTTATAAatcatttgttttttttctagCAATTTTTGGTGTTgtattaattatatcaaCAATGATTGCCGTTCAGCGAGTTACAAAAATCCCAGTAAAACGCccaacaaaaaaataaaatataataaaataaaaataggaaatatataaaattgtatattatGCTACTACATTAGTgaattatacatttttaataaatttatagtCTATTgtgtatttatttgtttataattttatttgtaaattttttttaatatattattttcccaTACAATGTctttgtataaatattaacgAATTGTTAACTTGTGTATATTATACACGTATATGcgcatattattatgtgtTTGTATGGATAATTtactgtttttttttttttttcatgaaaaattataaatcgTAAATAACTTTtactaaaataaaaaaagtctCAAATTTTAAggacatatttttataataaattttaaaaacctaattatatgaatttactaaaaaaaataaataccaCATATAAGCATCcttaaatatacataacaattaatttattatatgtacacttattttcacatttacacgtttattttcttttaagaTATGTATGAAGGAATAaatgcttttttttttttaccaaCTAATGAAATAACATTTTCTGTTGTGTAATTCTTAcctttcaaaaaataacacCCACTTtgcatttattttgtatatatattttttcttatttgatgattttataattttccatAATTGCTAATCTGTTCAATACTAATTGAATCCCTATTAAAAAGAGGTACACAAATAAGCGTGTCtcaaattatttctttactagaaaacatattattgtatatactctcaattttatattgaAGTGCAGAGTGCGAACagtataaacaaaaaaactTCGAGTCACTTATAATTTAGTgcatcattatttttctacattttctatatttagCTAATTTACCAGATACTAGTATCAATGCCCACAGTGTACACGTctgatgaagaaaatgcTAAGGATCTGgaaaatgagaaaaaaaaaaaaaaaaaaaaaaaaaaaaaaaatttatattcagTGATAAACGAATTGAATTATTCCAATGGAGAGGAGAATACAGACAATTTAGAGATCAATttaaaaagtgaaaaaaaaaaaaaaaaaaaaaatattattcatattaatcAAGATGAAGTAAATAACAAAACTAGTATAGACccatcaaaaaatatacaaacagaatttgaaaatataaatgaaaccATTGATAATTCAATATTAAGAAATGACATTGAGTATGAACTTTCAAACCAGAACTCACAAAATGAGCTAAACTTCCAAAGTACTATAATTAacacaaataataattcatcaaatatatttttaaaagtatttgataaaattaaaaaaaaaattatcgaTGATAAGGGCCAACCTATACCTagttatattataaatgatCAAGATGTGTGTGAATTGAATGCATTAAGAAATTCAGTTTCACAAACTTTTGATAGTAATACTGGAAATAATGTAAACGTTCTTGACAATTCGCATATTCTTAATGGTACAAATGATACATTAGCTTTTCCTATTCAATTAACTGAAATTAGTCAAAGCCCTAACAATGTTATTTCTGAACTCTCTCAGGAAATTGAAATGGTATGTTTGCAGGGACTTAATCCTAATGATGTtatgaataataacatttttgCTAACAATcaaaatgaacaaattaACATTATATTAGAAAATCTAAATAATTCAGAACAATTCGAATTTAGTGCACCTATAAATAATCTCGACCCTTCAAACAGCCAAAACAACCCAAATCAAGGTAGTGAGTATAATTTGTTcccaataaaaatatataatgaatttttaaataaatcaaaaatatatattaatacaataaaagaaaaaattataaagtATTGGCAAAAGAAAGTAGAAGAAGCAAACCAACAATTAACAACACAAAATCAAGTATCTGTACAAacacaaaatgaaaataatatagaagATGAATATGATGACCCAAGTACAATAcaagtattattattgttagggttaatttgtaaatttCCAATCTTATGGTTTATAGgttcattaattttatgtGTTACACCATCAAATCATACTAAAACAAAAAGATGGGGTATaattagtttttttttttctttagcaactattatttattatattactactacaaattttaattcataTCAACCTGGATTTTCCACAATTAttgaacaaaaaaaagaacaagaaaatatttataaaccagggattataaaatttactACAGATCCATTTAATGATATAACTAATGTAACCATCTCAAattttatacttttaaataaatattctaaGTATAATTGGATAGATAGTAGTAATAATAAGTTACTCCATTTTATGgataatcattttttagaTTGGCCCTTCATTTTCGAGACAAAACCAACTTCtaacattattttgtaagtttttattatgatttGCTCACTTTTGTGAATACATCCCACTTTTCTTAAATTGCCTGAATACATATACTAACATTCTTTTCCATTtcttaatataaataaattacaGAAGTAgcaatatatacatttttttaaatcgtATCCAAATAACAATTATCTTTGGAAAGGGAAACATATATtccaataaaaatattgaaataataaaaacggATGTTAATGCTTTGCCAGATATTCAGGATAGCatacattttataaaattcgATAATATCACATTTACGAATGAAaagtatatacatacaaacatataattttaaaaatgtgttTTTTAAACTTCATTCTAAGTAATTTGCCATATATAGATGGGtcattcttttattttgatacattttttttattttttttttagaataCCAAAAGACTTTTTTGGGGCTGGGCTTCGGTGTGAGCTACatgataaaacaaataaaatgaaaataagtGAAAAGAGTCCCCAAGAAAAatggtatattttttggaaacaatatgataatatacataataaaaaattaaacaatTTGATATATAACTTGTTTATTCCAGTTggtgaaatatttttttttaaaaccgAACACAAGTGTAGacttgcatatatatttccagaaaatattaatttgaaTAACCCAGAAATtccaaataattttgttgaaatagaaaaaattatgataaaagTTAATTGAAATaggaaaaattatatattatttgcatTAGATGGattgttttgttttgttGCTATCtgcatttatttgtttttttttatataaaaaggaaaaaaaaaaaaatgttttaatttatttaacgCATTTGTTTtcatacaaaaaataagtttttcatgatcattttttctttactcatttcattattcaattttatttatttttttgtatcatatatttttttttaaacaatattttcCCATGACaattacaattttaaatatatccaaatgaaaaagaaaataagactcctttttgttattaattGAAAATGCTATTAACAGGCGCGcaaaaagtgaaaaaaataaatatacaaaataaacaaatggAAAGTGAGCaatcaaattattttatccGTCTAATTGTTCGAATTCAAAATTTTCGTAATGTAACATCTCagtttcatatttataaacgTTACACGATTGAAATCATT of Plasmodium berghei ANKA genome assembly, chromosome: 6 contains these proteins:
- a CDS encoding cytidine deaminase, putative; protein product: MDTKIIGLEQVYPDEYTREVVLISMYCFEIKKDIAKDCLNIVKNYINSQLYNNYNHLKRCKKTKDHVEILLGLSKDLPENILKELKKVNNGEDIKIKKINVSKYEPLNKKQYSEWSSYWPTYYRRPTDESSNNLTKQQIENHIKFLNISINIGNKFGTCQSGCVLTFNDKIIACSGDNIKNHPLHHSVMLAIEDVAFKLRNIWRFKKNKKMKNCENNDDENNIVSNLNFNQVPSHKNYNYPDNLFDKKKKKNTHQNSDNNEISSLNIDRTKTKEENNSTDDKKMDENVLENCINSNIVISSDQYLCTNYYAYLTHEPCFMCAMAMVHSRVKCVIFDKVNKQNGALFSREKLHCLKNLNHHFKVYKTVREKC